In bacterium, one genomic interval encodes:
- a CDS encoding response regulator → MNQTILVVDDSPTIVKFVSFSLRNGGYNVVTACDGMDALEKVSRLTEGVHLVITDLNMPNLDGYSLIATLRQNPQYREVPIIILSSEGGDDDRQRGLDVGATSYLVKPFKSSLLLDEVSKVLQLRAGAPA, encoded by the coding sequence ATGAACCAGACAATCCTGGTGGTCGATGACTCTCCGACGATCGTGAAGTTCGTCAGCTTCTCACTGCGCAACGGTGGCTACAATGTGGTCACTGCCTGCGACGGGATGGATGCTCTCGAGAAAGTGTCGCGATTGACCGAGGGAGTACATTTGGTCATAACCGATCTGAACATGCCGAACCTGGATGGCTACAGCCTGATCGCGACCTTGCGGCAAAATCCGCAATATCGCGAAGTGCCGATTATCATCCTGTCATCGGAAGGAGGGGACGACGATCGTCAGCGCGGTCTCGACGTTGGTGCTACCTCTTATCTGGTGAAGCCGTTCAAATCGTCGCTGTTACTCGATGAAGTAAGTAAAGTGCTGCAACTGCGCGCGGGTGCGCCCGCCTAA
- a CDS encoding ATP-binding protein: MPTYDFRYPSRLESEERMLDDFEAALNEAGVPREDCRGFLLAVSEAFNNAMVHGNGSDPSKQVTVRLDVKETAITADILDEGQGGLARLRARKPRGLLAEGGRGIDLIGHFADSVEYSQQDNGGLKVTIRIARHKAQTTL; the protein is encoded by the coding sequence ATGCCCACCTACGACTTCCGATATCCATCTCGTCTGGAATCAGAAGAGCGGATGCTCGATGACTTTGAGGCTGCCCTCAACGAAGCCGGAGTCCCCCGCGAGGACTGTCGGGGGTTCTTACTTGCAGTCTCCGAAGCATTTAACAATGCCATGGTGCATGGCAACGGGAGCGATCCGTCCAAACAAGTGACAGTCCGACTTGACGTTAAGGAAACAGCCATCACTGCCGATATCCTCGACGAAGGGCAAGGTGGTTTGGCTAGGCTCCGGGCTCGAAAACCAAGAGGTCTGCTGGCCGAGGGCGGAAGAGGGATCGACTTGATCGGACACTTCGCCGACTCGGTCGAATACTCGCAGCAGGACAATGGGGGGCTCAAGGTCACCATCCGTATTGCGCGACACAAAGCTCAGACAACTCTATAA
- a CDS encoding response regulator: MSDLKIIAVDDSPTMRRIIINTLKRAGYENVIEATDGKDALAKMKVEHVSFVITDWNMPEMDGLAFVTQIRATDEFKNLPVLMVTTRSVKEDIVEAMKAGVNNYIVKPFTPETLKAKIDQILAG, from the coding sequence ATGTCCGATCTCAAGATCATTGCGGTTGATGACAGTCCGACCATGCGCCGGATCATCATCAATACGCTCAAGCGCGCCGGCTATGAAAACGTCATCGAAGCAACCGATGGCAAAGATGCTTTGGCGAAAATGAAAGTCGAGCATGTCAGTTTCGTTATTACCGACTGGAATATGCCCGAAATGGACGGCCTTGCCTTTGTGACGCAGATCCGTGCCACCGACGAATTCAAGAATTTGCCGGTACTCATGGTGACCACCCGGTCCGTTAAGGAAGACATCGTGGAAGCGATGAAAGCAGGCGTCAATAATTACATTGTCAAACCGTTTACACCTGAGACTCTGAAAGCCAAGATCGACCAGATCCTGGCGGGATGA
- a CDS encoding response regulator — MTQQPSLLVVDDELLIRDLLYDFFTGQGWSIAVAENGEKALQVMKNRSIDVVLTDVRMPEMDGMTLVGELRQHHPEIPVVIMTGFPSVDSAVGALRNRVYDYVIKPFNINQLCKTLEAALKDAQK, encoded by the coding sequence GTGACACAACAACCGTCATTACTAGTTGTCGATGACGAGTTGCTGATCCGCGACCTGTTGTACGACTTCTTTACCGGCCAGGGGTGGTCGATCGCCGTCGCAGAAAACGGCGAAAAGGCTCTCCAGGTGATGAAGAACCGTTCAATCGATGTCGTCCTGACCGATGTGCGCATGCCGGAGATGGATGGCATGACTTTGGTCGGTGAACTACGACAGCATCATCCGGAGATTCCCGTGGTGATCATGACCGGATTTCCGTCGGTCGATAGCGCAGTGGGGGCACTGCGTAACAGAGTATATGACTATGTTATCAAGCCATTCAATATCAACCAGCTATGTAAAACGCTTGAGGCTGCGCTGAAAGATGCGCAGAAGTGA
- a CDS encoding chemotaxis response regulator protein-glutamate methylesterase, with the protein MAIEAPSPTIRILVVDDSAFMRKAITMMLESDPLIKVIGTARDGEEGVEKVRLLKPDLVTMDIEMPRMDGLAALREIMLKSPVPVMMVSSLTTSGAQATLEALDLGAVDFIPKQMSYVSLDIVKIKEDLIAKIKDIAKRKHILMSRHRQRQFSQIGKGTAESPVSKTTVQLPEQKFIRKRQHQIGLVAIGSSTGGPPALQSVITKLPRNFPVGVVIAQHMPPMFTKSLADRLNTLSTLTVREAQDGERIEAGLVLVAPGGRHLTVKRRGGQVFACVSDEPSTTLYKPCVDVMLNSVAETYGQQTMGVILTGMGNNGIQGIRQIRSKGGVVIAQNEQTCVVYGMPRAVIEAGVADHIAPIESIAAEIASYF; encoded by the coding sequence ATGGCGATTGAGGCCCCCAGCCCAACTATACGCATTCTGGTAGTGGACGATTCCGCGTTCATGCGGAAAGCCATTACCATGATGCTCGAGTCTGACCCGCTCATTAAGGTCATTGGGACGGCCCGCGATGGTGAAGAGGGGGTAGAGAAAGTCCGCCTTCTCAAACCGGATCTGGTCACTATGGATATTGAAATGCCGAGGATGGATGGCCTTGCAGCATTGCGCGAGATCATGCTTAAGAGCCCCGTACCCGTAATGATGGTCTCTTCGCTGACCACCTCCGGAGCACAGGCGACCCTGGAGGCCCTTGATCTCGGCGCAGTAGATTTTATCCCCAAGCAGATGTCCTATGTCAGCCTTGATATTGTGAAGATCAAGGAAGACCTCATTGCCAAGATCAAGGATATTGCCAAGCGGAAGCACATCCTGATGTCCCGCCATCGTCAGCGTCAGTTCTCCCAGATCGGCAAGGGGACTGCCGAATCTCCAGTCTCCAAGACAACGGTTCAGCTTCCCGAACAGAAGTTCATCCGCAAGCGTCAGCACCAGATCGGTCTGGTCGCGATCGGTTCCTCCACCGGCGGGCCACCGGCCCTTCAGTCGGTGATCACCAAGCTTCCGCGCAATTTCCCCGTCGGAGTGGTGATTGCGCAGCACATGCCCCCAATGTTTACCAAATCGTTGGCGGATCGACTTAATACGCTCTCCACGCTAACCGTTCGCGAGGCGCAGGATGGCGAACGGATCGAGGCTGGCTTGGTGCTGGTCGCACCCGGTGGGCGTCACCTGACCGTCAAGCGGCGCGGAGGGCAGGTCTTTGCCTGCGTCTCCGACGAGCCGTCGACCACGCTCTATAAGCCGTGCGTCGATGTTATGCTTAATTCAGTCGCGGAGACCTATGGCCAGCAAACCATGGGAGTCATCCTGACAGGGATGGGGAATAATGGCATTCAGGGGATCCGTCAGATCAGGTCAAAAGGGGGAGTGGTGATCGCTCAAAACGAGCAAACATGTGTTGTCTACGGTATGCCGCGAGCGGTCATCGAGGCCGGCGTGGCCGATCATATCGCCCCCATCGAATCCATTGCTGCTGAAATAGCCAGTTACTTCTAA
- a CDS encoding protein phosphatase CheZ, whose product MTTNKFSQSRIQQELQELTQSVAGLIENFHRLKNPLVESREKVPQATDQLDKISQQTEAAAHRMLDMIEQITQREEQMIAGLGQISQLAAKGEHAPISGLAQDLSGKANTTLNDAFTIMNTLQFQDITSQQMDHAAALLEDIENKLHSILQVIGGDEFRVTVEEPKIRKERAYDPHAEMTDNHAKQSDIDNLFLQTKKK is encoded by the coding sequence ATGACGACAAATAAATTCAGCCAAAGCCGCATCCAGCAAGAGCTCCAGGAACTGACCCAGTCAGTAGCCGGTCTAATTGAGAATTTCCATCGTCTCAAAAACCCTCTCGTCGAGTCTCGCGAGAAGGTCCCACAGGCGACCGATCAACTCGATAAGATCTCGCAGCAAACCGAGGCTGCGGCTCATCGCATGCTGGATATGATCGAACAGATCACGCAGCGCGAAGAACAGATGATCGCCGGGCTCGGACAGATTAGCCAGCTCGCGGCCAAAGGGGAACATGCCCCCATTTCCGGACTCGCCCAGGATCTCAGTGGCAAAGCAAATACGACGTTGAACGACGCGTTCACTATCATGAATACTCTGCAATTCCAGGATATTACGTCGCAACAGATGGACCATGCCGCGGCGTTACTCGAAGACATAGAGAACAAACTGCACTCGATTTTGCAGGTCATTGGCGGAGATGAGTTCCGGGTGACGGTCGAGGAGCCGAAGATACGCAAGGAACGGGCGTATGATCCTCATGCAGAGATGACCGACAACCATGCCAAACAGTCGGACATCGACAATCTGTTTCTCCAGACGAAGAAAAAATAG
- a CDS encoding HEAT repeat domain-containing protein: protein MSHVVETIGELLSRLQSPDFFEREEAVKELGRYREDEAVAGLVLAIEDADLGIRELAADFLTEIKGRTASELLCRFLAHPDIGTRNLASEILVRIAGEAVPALIDHLDDDDADVRKFAVDILGLIRDERAVQPLCQKLWDECNNVVCSSAEALGEIGSPQAVPNLIAAGDKIDDVRLQAIEALGKIGDASALPYLYQTLTSDDPVVLYSAMEAIGAIGKPESVKELQPYLDQPDPTIAETCLNAIISISIRNDGCSSVDLPLERFSTFLFDGIKRGNRDITEFTLKRLSHWYGSDVIRNLLNVVEFVDDDKFRRVADALIDIGAPAVPMIVDKLLVAEKETKLRLLDLLKQCPTSDITADLLRVADDQDQDVRQKVAHLLGISGNATAIPVLKRMASDNNGHVRAAGYAAIGWLAGEADVDFIFSGLEDKYNDVRESAVGALIIVGGAKVVAKFTADLYHPDIDRQRLAVTALGWIGESEVIEPLLRATNHPDPAIRKSAISSLSRIGQIGNVEPIVLALNDENSAVRKAAVTALVALEEERSIKHIKFLLDDPDVWVRYHTITAIADLGVKENADYLMPFLDDPQDIIKIATAKALAELGATLALPALERLRKERNQDLVAAVNLAVNTLGGKQ from the coding sequence ATGAGCCACGTGGTTGAAACAATTGGGGAACTGCTGTCTCGACTTCAGTCGCCGGATTTCTTCGAACGAGAAGAAGCGGTCAAGGAGCTGGGACGGTACCGCGAGGATGAAGCGGTGGCCGGCTTGGTGCTGGCTATCGAGGACGCCGATCTCGGCATCCGCGAACTGGCCGCCGATTTCCTTACTGAGATCAAGGGGAGGACCGCGTCGGAATTACTTTGCCGATTCCTGGCCCATCCTGACATTGGTACGCGCAATCTCGCGTCGGAGATCCTCGTCCGCATCGCCGGCGAAGCGGTCCCGGCGCTCATCGATCATCTCGACGATGACGATGCCGATGTGCGCAAATTTGCCGTAGATATTCTCGGACTGATCCGTGACGAGCGCGCTGTTCAGCCGCTCTGTCAGAAACTCTGGGATGAGTGCAACAATGTGGTCTGCTCGTCCGCCGAAGCCCTTGGCGAGATCGGCTCGCCGCAGGCCGTTCCGAACCTGATCGCCGCCGGCGACAAGATCGATGACGTCCGGCTTCAGGCTATCGAGGCGCTGGGAAAGATCGGCGATGCTTCGGCCTTGCCCTATCTCTACCAGACTTTGACTTCCGACGATCCAGTCGTGCTTTATTCAGCGATGGAGGCGATCGGGGCCATCGGTAAGCCGGAATCCGTCAAGGAACTCCAGCCATATCTCGATCAGCCAGACCCGACCATAGCCGAGACCTGCCTCAATGCGATCATCAGCATTTCAATTCGCAATGATGGTTGCAGCAGTGTTGACCTGCCGCTGGAGCGTTTCAGCACGTTCCTGTTCGATGGGATCAAGCGCGGCAATCGCGATATCACTGAATTTACGCTTAAACGGCTTTCACATTGGTATGGATCCGATGTCATTCGGAACCTGCTCAACGTGGTAGAGTTCGTTGATGATGACAAATTCCGCCGTGTCGCCGATGCACTCATCGATATCGGTGCCCCGGCTGTCCCGATGATTGTTGATAAGCTGCTGGTCGCCGAAAAGGAGACCAAACTCCGCCTGCTTGATTTACTCAAGCAGTGCCCGACGAGCGACATCACCGCAGACCTGCTCCGTGTTGCCGATGACCAGGACCAGGATGTTCGCCAGAAAGTGGCGCACCTGCTCGGTATCTCCGGCAATGCGACCGCCATCCCGGTACTCAAGCGGATGGCCTCCGATAATAATGGCCATGTTCGCGCGGCAGGATATGCCGCTATCGGCTGGTTGGCTGGCGAAGCTGATGTTGATTTCATCTTCTCCGGACTTGAAGACAAATACAATGATGTCCGCGAGTCCGCGGTCGGAGCGCTGATCATTGTCGGCGGCGCCAAAGTTGTCGCCAAGTTCACTGCCGACCTCTATCACCCGGATATCGACCGTCAGCGCCTGGCGGTGACAGCTCTCGGCTGGATCGGTGAGTCTGAAGTGATCGAACCTCTGTTACGTGCCACCAATCATCCGGATCCGGCGATCCGCAAGTCGGCCATCTCTTCGCTGTCCAGGATCGGTCAGATCGGCAACGTAGAACCGATCGTTCTAGCATTGAATGACGAAAACTCGGCTGTTCGCAAAGCCGCGGTGACCGCATTGGTTGCTCTTGAAGAAGAGCGCTCTATCAAGCATATCAAATTCCTTCTGGATGATCCGGATGTCTGGGTGCGGTATCATACGATCACCGCCATTGCCGACCTGGGCGTCAAAGAGAACGCTGATTACCTCATGCCGTTCCTTGATGATCCTCAGGATATCATTAAGATCGCTACGGCGAAGGCGCTTGCTGAACTCGGGGCTACCCTCGCTCTGCCTGCTCTCGAACGGTTACGCAAAGAACGGAATCAGGATCTGGTTGCCGCAGTCAACCTTGCGGTTAACACCCTGGGAGGAAAGCAGTGA
- a CDS encoding SpoIIE family protein phosphatase, whose translation MLSEAATTTQIEDLEARLEYRKAQLRDLATMGAVITSIHETGAVLSVVMDMAMGLVGGEVGLIMLTESGKVTNKVCWGVSEEFVKALMYQDGKDLATYCLEHRETVVLADLGIKSEEGITLNTVVALPIQTSERCHGLIVMFNKTDGGNFSADDQEVLEMLLRFVAVAIDNTLLMKERLQRQKIQQEIAIAKQVQETILPQQLDETPGVDIGAIYFPARDVSGDFYDVIKISEQTFYVVIGDVSNKGVPAALVMSACSGIIKTVVENEPTISVSQLARRVNELMGQGIIKDREMFVTLFFCKFDLAGMRLSFCNAGHLPGLYWNDETQTIDSLAAGGPIIGQFPGIRFIEEDRPLHRNDRLFLFTDGLTEAEDADGHLFGRERAEQVLTSEIDLPPKQFCLKVKEWVDRFSEGTTEDSHDDFTLLQVKVN comes from the coding sequence ATGCTGTCCGAAGCTGCTACAACTACCCAGATCGAAGACTTAGAGGCCCGTCTCGAATACCGGAAAGCACAACTCCGGGATCTCGCAACTATGGGCGCAGTAATCACTTCGATTCATGAGACCGGCGCCGTCCTGTCCGTGGTCATGGATATGGCCATGGGATTGGTTGGCGGAGAGGTCGGCCTGATCATGCTGACAGAATCAGGCAAAGTGACCAACAAAGTCTGCTGGGGAGTCAGCGAAGAGTTTGTCAAGGCGCTGATGTATCAGGATGGCAAGGATCTAGCCACCTACTGTCTCGAACACCGGGAAACCGTAGTCCTTGCGGATCTCGGCATCAAGTCCGAAGAAGGTATCACGCTCAACACCGTCGTAGCGTTACCGATCCAGACTTCCGAGCGGTGTCACGGGCTGATCGTGATGTTCAACAAGACTGATGGCGGAAATTTCTCGGCCGACGATCAGGAAGTCTTGGAGATGCTGCTTCGCTTTGTCGCAGTCGCGATCGACAATACATTGCTGATGAAGGAACGGTTGCAGCGTCAGAAGATCCAGCAGGAGATCGCCATTGCCAAACAGGTGCAGGAGACGATCCTTCCTCAGCAACTTGACGAAACTCCGGGAGTCGACATCGGCGCGATCTACTTTCCCGCGCGTGATGTCAGCGGCGATTTCTACGATGTCATCAAAATATCGGAACAGACGTTTTATGTCGTGATCGGCGATGTCTCGAACAAGGGCGTTCCGGCGGCGTTGGTGATGTCGGCCTGTTCGGGCATTATCAAGACAGTCGTGGAAAACGAACCGACCATCTCCGTTTCGCAACTGGCCCGTCGAGTGAATGAGTTGATGGGGCAGGGGATCATCAAAGATCGCGAAATGTTCGTCACGCTTTTCTTCTGCAAATTTGATCTGGCGGGAATGCGGCTGAGCTTCTGTAACGCTGGCCATCTCCCTGGTCTGTACTGGAATGACGAAACTCAAACGATAGATTCACTGGCGGCCGGTGGCCCAATCATCGGCCAGTTTCCGGGCATACGTTTCATAGAAGAAGATCGTCCGCTTCATCGGAACGATCGACTCTTTCTCTTTACCGATGGATTGACCGAGGCGGAAGATGCCGACGGTCACCTGTTTGGGCGCGAACGCGCAGAGCAGGTGCTTACATCCGAGATCGATCTTCCTCCCAAGCAATTCTGTCTGAAAGTCAAGGAATGGGTTGACCGCTTCTCCGAAGGAACCACGGAAGATTCTCACGATGATTTTACCCTGTTGCAGGTGAAAGTGAACTGA
- a CDS encoding STAS domain-containing protein: MEMIVREKGPVTVIQLTGRLDLASGSSLKEQVKKLLAKNETTIHLNLAQVEFINSSGLGALVSIMKEVRLTKGRLTLSNLASYVQEIFDITQLSHIFEIYPTEDEALTSFQAVGIR, translated from the coding sequence ATGGAGATGATAGTACGTGAAAAGGGTCCGGTTACGGTTATCCAGCTTACCGGACGTCTCGACCTCGCGAGCGGCAGTTCGCTCAAGGAACAGGTCAAGAAACTGTTAGCCAAGAATGAAACGACGATCCACCTGAATCTCGCCCAGGTCGAGTTTATCAATAGCTCCGGTCTCGGCGCGCTGGTCTCGATCATGAAGGAAGTCCGCCTGACCAAAGGTCGGTTGACCCTCTCCAATCTTGCCAGCTATGTGCAGGAGATCTTCGATATCACGCAGCTCTCCCATATCTTTGAAATTTACCCGACTGAAGACGAAGCGCTGACATCGTTCCAGGCAGTTGGCATTCGCTAA
- a CDS encoding chemotaxis protein CheA, protein MKEIIDDFLVEADELLHSLDTNLVKLESKPNDLDLLNEIFRAAHTIKGTSSFLGFEQVTNLTHKMEDILNKLRKAEMVVTPTIMDLLLESLDILKVLISNVHESNFEEIDLTEIIGKLIAVQESQPGAAPATVKAEPVAVLQPKPLSELAGTPITVSEALKSTPQAPPIEAPAASSADVTTGGAKATMKKSAPDGKKPAGDQTIRVDVDRLDSLMNLMGELVLGRNALVQTVGKFVNEDANTQHVEQLNQAAASLNYITTELQMAVMKMRMQPVGKVFSKFPRLVRDLTRDNGKQIELIMSGEETELDKSVIEEIGDPLVHIIRNSCDHGIEMPDARTAKGKPAKGTVALAACQEGSNIVIRIKDDGKGLDVAAIRDKAVERGLATRVEVDKMPDKEVFRYIFEAGLSTAKVVSDVSGRGVGMDVVRTNIEKLNGMIELDSKVDQGTTITIKLPLTLAILQGLLIDSDKEVYILPLSSVVETVKTAQSDVSYINRKPVLRLRDEIIPIINLGQALGRTKSGLVLAEKPYIVVVGLADQKIGINMDRFLGQEEVVIKSLGSYLGTTEGIAGATILGDGRIRLIIDLIGLFNLAKKTA, encoded by the coding sequence ATGAAAGAGATCATCGACGACTTCCTGGTGGAAGCCGATGAACTGCTGCATTCTCTTGACACCAATCTGGTAAAGCTGGAATCGAAACCCAACGATCTCGATCTGCTCAACGAGATCTTTCGGGCTGCCCATACCATCAAGGGGACCTCGAGCTTCCTCGGTTTTGAACAGGTCACGAACCTGACCCACAAGATGGAAGATATTCTCAACAAACTCCGTAAAGCGGAGATGGTGGTAACGCCGACCATCATGGATCTTCTGCTCGAATCGCTGGACATACTTAAGGTCCTGATCAGTAACGTTCATGAATCAAACTTCGAAGAGATCGACCTGACCGAGATCATCGGCAAGCTGATAGCTGTACAGGAAAGTCAACCAGGTGCAGCTCCCGCGACCGTGAAAGCCGAGCCAGTCGCGGTTCTGCAGCCAAAGCCCCTCAGCGAATTGGCGGGGACGCCGATCACTGTCTCCGAGGCACTCAAGAGCACCCCGCAAGCACCTCCGATTGAGGCACCAGCCGCCTCGTCAGCAGACGTTACAACTGGTGGCGCCAAAGCGACCATGAAAAAAAGTGCGCCGGACGGTAAAAAGCCGGCCGGAGATCAAACAATTCGTGTCGATGTCGATCGCCTCGACTCTCTGATGAACCTGATGGGCGAACTCGTCCTGGGACGAAATGCTCTGGTACAGACAGTCGGCAAATTTGTCAACGAGGACGCCAATACCCAGCACGTCGAGCAACTCAACCAGGCAGCCGCTTCGCTTAACTACATTACCACCGAACTGCAGATGGCCGTAATGAAAATGCGTATGCAGCCGGTCGGTAAAGTCTTCAGCAAGTTCCCGCGCCTGGTCCGTGACCTGACCCGCGATAACGGCAAGCAGATCGAATTGATCATGTCCGGCGAAGAGACCGAACTCGATAAATCTGTTATCGAAGAAATCGGCGACCCGTTGGTGCACATCATCAGAAATTCCTGTGATCACGGCATTGAGATGCCGGATGCCCGTACCGCCAAAGGAAAGCCCGCAAAAGGGACTGTCGCGTTGGCCGCCTGCCAGGAGGGCTCCAACATTGTCATCCGTATCAAAGATGATGGCAAGGGGCTCGATGTCGCGGCAATCCGCGATAAGGCAGTCGAACGTGGACTCGCCACGCGTGTCGAGGTCGACAAAATGCCCGACAAGGAAGTCTTCCGCTATATCTTTGAAGCTGGACTTTCAACGGCCAAGGTCGTCTCTGATGTCTCCGGTCGCGGTGTCGGGATGGATGTCGTCCGGACAAATATCGAAAAACTGAACGGTATGATCGAACTGGACTCGAAAGTTGACCAGGGAACGACCATTACCATCAAATTGCCACTGACCCTCGCGATCCTGCAGGGCCTACTAATTGACTCCGACAAAGAAGTGTATATCCTGCCGCTGTCTTCAGTGGTCGAGACAGTCAAGACAGCGCAATCGGATGTCAGCTATATCAATCGCAAACCGGTCCTTCGGTTGCGTGACGAGATCATTCCGATAATCAATCTGGGGCAAGCGCTGGGACGCACCAAGAGTGGCCTGGTCCTGGCTGAAAAACCCTATATCGTTGTGGTAGGTCTAGCCGACCAGAAGATCGGGATCAACATGGATCGATTCCTCGGACAGGAGGAAGTGGTGATCAAGTCGCTCGGCAGCTACCTGGGGACAACTGAAGGTATCGCCGGCGCCACCATTCTGGGAGACGGACGCATTCGCCTGATCATAGACCTGATCGGCCTGTTCAACCTGGCCAAGAAGACCGCATAA
- a CDS encoding protein-glutamate O-methyltransferase CheR, which produces MLVNSEVELDMTLDEFVMIRDFILEKSGIFFAENKMYLVRNRLAKRMAELQIKTVRDYFYHVKYDLSLREFNKLMDLVTTNETSFFRNEPQLLSFSDEVLPLVIEEKLKERGPKSLRIWSAGCSTGEEPYTLAVIILERLKSLAGWNVEIVANDISEQVLQRARQGEYSGITLRNIRPELLTRYFSKDGDNYRVKPEVQALVKFSHMNLNDPRKISVVSNMDVIFCRNVMIYFTEEVKKQLVRGFYNALKPGGYFYIGHAETLHGISKAFKLVYFKNALVYQKEAAAGVVRVDTTAAAGSSPATSASSGAIRAMDLLSKIKPIAVKQ; this is translated from the coding sequence ATGCTGGTAAATAGCGAAGTTGAACTGGACATGACGCTCGATGAGTTCGTGATGATTCGCGATTTCATCCTCGAAAAGAGCGGCATATTCTTCGCCGAAAACAAGATGTATCTGGTTCGCAATCGGCTCGCCAAGCGAATGGCCGAATTGCAGATCAAGACCGTCCGCGATTACTTCTATCACGTAAAATACGATCTCTCTCTTCGTGAATTCAATAAGCTGATGGATCTCGTCACTACTAACGAGACCAGCTTTTTCCGCAACGAACCGCAATTGCTCAGCTTCTCTGATGAAGTCCTGCCGTTGGTTATAGAGGAGAAGCTGAAGGAACGGGGCCCCAAGTCGCTGCGTATTTGGTCGGCTGGGTGTTCCACCGGCGAAGAGCCGTACACGCTGGCCGTTATCATCCTGGAACGGCTAAAATCGCTGGCTGGCTGGAATGTCGAAATCGTTGCCAATGATATTTCGGAGCAAGTACTCCAGAGGGCACGCCAGGGGGAGTATAGCGGCATCACCCTGCGCAATATCAGGCCGGAACTGCTGACCAGGTATTTCAGCAAGGACGGCGACAATTATCGAGTGAAACCGGAAGTTCAGGCCTTGGTGAAATTCTCTCACATGAACCTGAACGATCCGCGTAAGATATCGGTCGTATCCAATATGGATGTGATCTTTTGTCGTAACGTCATGATCTACTTCACGGAAGAAGTAAAGAAGCAACTGGTGCGCGGATTTTATAACGCGCTCAAGCCGGGCGGCTACTTCTACATCGGCCATGCCGAAACGCTTCATGGGATATCCAAAGCGTTTAAGCTGGTCTATTTCAAGAACGCCCTGGTTTACCAGAAAGAGGCCGCGGCCGGAGTTGTGCGCGTCGATACGACTGCCGCCGCCGGTTCGTCACCTGCAACCTCGGCATCGTCGGGCGCCATCCGGGCAATGGACCTGCTGAGCAAAATCAAACCGATAGCGGTCAAGCAATAA